tcgtggctcatagattactacaacaacagatgtaggtacaggtaatgtgatgatctgacgtgagagcgatgcttggttgcttttggagttcttcttcttcttcgatcaagGGATAGGTTCCGGGTCGGGGAGCCTGGGtttagcagggtggatgtcgttcttCTTTTTCGTTTGATTTCATCCATAGTCGGATCCTGCTCTTCTGTATGATGTGTATTCTCATCTATTCAGTACATGGTATGTTGTAATCATATCCACTTTGCTATGCGCTCGGAATGCGGTTGTGCCCCAATCATGAATTCATCACGTGATTAGGATAGAATCGCATCTTGGGGGCTATACCACCCCACGATTTGGGCCGACGTGGGGATTTTGAGCGTCTAGACGGTACAGCCCAACATGGACGACCACGTTGGAGACCTAAAAATGTGTGAACCATCCAGTCCAGACATTTTGGAAGCGACTTGGTgcgcgttggagatgccctaccACCTCATCTCAAACTCCCGCATCCAAAGCCAAGAAGGTTTATTGTCACTAATTTGGTGAGTCAGCTAGCCGTCACATAACAAtccataatattttgttgtgtgTACTCCAAAATAATGAATTCCAGAGAACATTATTCTATATGTCCAATAAATACATGTTTTACAAGTCATGTGTATACTTGTATAGTCATCCACTGGATGATAGTTATTGTATTGGCTAATTTGGGCATGAGCAACCCCCTCCTATATATGTACATCTTTGATTGCAAAATTTTCTTGGTAGCTTACCAAGCTGGCCGCTTGGTCTATATATATGTACATCTGAGAAAGCAATTCTATCTTCACTGCATTAGCTGTGACAATATTTATTTTAAAGACACTATATAAAGAATATCAAGACTGAATGAACATTGGACCGATAAACAACCGTGTATTATAAAGCAGGAAAAACTAGCTCCACAAGCGTACAATGATGAACATCACAAATTCAAACTGTTCTGACGCAAAAATAGTCAGTCCCAACAACAGCAACACGGTATTCTGGGAGGAAGCCCCTCCCAGTTCCCCAATATAATCCCAAACAACCTATCACGCACGCAGAAAATGAACCCGGAACAAACGGGTGGGAGGAACCCAGGGATTGTGTCTACAAAAATCAGCAACTGAGATTACAACGAATTTCAACTAAAATGGAACAAATGGAATGAAAAAATAAGTTTACAGGACCAGAAACAGCACAAGGATGTCAGAGGCTATGAACAAAGGAACCTAATGAAACTGAGGGCTCGATCAGGGTAGGCGTAGGCATGGTTAGAATGTACTGCTGCTTTCGCTGGCAGAGATCGAGCTGCTCTCTGACTTCACAACTGGATGCCCTTTGCTGATGTCCAAACCCTGGAGCCGCGCAAGATGATCTTGTTGCATGATATCTGACAGCGTGTTTGGGTGGGATAGCATCTGATGGTTTGGTACATTAGGATGAGGTGGGTGGAATGGGGGTGGAAACCGGGCGCCCCCCTGGTGCTGGGCTGTGTTTTGCTGGGACTGTGGGAAGAAGGACGAGTTGTATAGGACATGTTGCAATCCCACGCTATATGCATCACTGGAATTTGACATCTCACCCGTAGCCATCTTGAGCCTCTCCACTTCCTGCTTCAGTGCGTCATTCAGAGCTGCACAATATACCAGGTTTTGTTacaacatactccctccgtccgaaaatacttgtcatcaaaatggataaaatgggatgtatctagaactaaaatacatctagatacatccccttttattcATGTTGATgtcaagtatttccggacggagggagtactgcatAGGCATGTATTCTAACAAATGCAAACTGCAGTCACCACTTTGTTCTACATTGGTCCAATATAAATCACTATGTACCACAGATCGTAACTCGTAAATAAGATTCAAAATATGCGGTAATTTGACAAAACCAACTTTAACCCTGTTCTGGGTGTCATGccaagagagaaaatgataaatcACAGGCAGAATATTGCAAAAAGCAAAGGGCATCGAATGACAAAGATAATGTCAAATTTATCTTCACCAGGAACAAAGATTGAAGCAATGGAAAAACTAGAAGCCTAGATTGACTTATAGCATTAAACAGAGTGAGCAAGCCAGGAAACAATGATGGCTTGGGATGACATATCACTTCCAAAATGATTGCCAGTTCTCTAATTAGTTATGTTACTGATAAGTATTAAACTGCAAACTGCACAATGATTATTTATCTAAAATGCTTACCATCACGCAGTTGAGCCTGCTGCTCCATGGCCTGCAACCTTATCTTGAGCTCTGCATTTTCTGAAGAAAGCCCAGTTGTATCTCTCTGCAAGGGAATAAAACACAATGTTTAACGGGCCTCAAGTAATTCAACTCAGCAGCACAGCAACCTAGAAACATGATACACCTTCAATAGTCAACAGCATAAAAATATACCAACCGCTAGAACGAGATGGTCAAAGCCAATATTAACACAATTATTTATTCTCGCATGCAGAGAATCAGGATTAACTCTCCAAATGTACACACaaccatatactccctccgtaccaTAATATAAAACGTTTTTGCAGCTCAAATAGAACTGCAAAAGCGTCTTATATTATGGTACAGAGGTAGTACAATCCAATGGATGTTTAGATTGATCACAACATATGCAATAGCCCTAGTCCATACATCCAAGGAAGCCAGATGCAATTTGCAACGAGCTGTGATCTGGTAGCTGATATAGCCAGCTTGCTTAAAGGAAATATGTTATATTGCATATTGCCATTACAGTGTTCTCACTACAATAAACTAGATAAACTTACTGGGCCTGATACCAATGATACAACAGACAGATGGAAAATGGGAAATGATACCTGAAATAGCGTGAGCTGAGCTGAGAGAGTGGTCGCTTCAGTCTGAAGAGTTTGAACCTTCCGCTCAAGTTCTGTCATATAACGAGCCTTCCTTTCTTTTGATCTAGCCGCAGATTGCCTGTTTGCTAGAATTCTGCATGGTTACAAACTCAGAGAGTTAACACAAGGTTACAGCTGTTTTGAATTTTTTAGAAGAAAAACGTCTTGCATGTAAAAGATTTGGGGGCATAGGCGCATAGCACAACTCAACATAATTAGACAATGCCTTAAGCTGTATAGTTAGAAATTACTACTGGTAGTTATGTATGTGCAACACATGATCCAAAATTTAGAAGTTTCTGATTTTAATCGGCAATAGTGGTGAGACGCCAGCGGTGGCACAGTTCGCGGCTTACAGGGTTCTGGTTTGGGGATCAAGTCGACTGATTTGAAAACATCCCAAATTACGATGTTTTTTGCAGGGATAAGATGTTTGTTTTGGCATGCTAATTAAGGTGATTTACATTTTTGGAATGCTAGTTATGGTGGTTTATTTTTTAGAATACTAATTACGGTGATTTGATTGATTGATACCACTGTTTTTTTGGAATGCACGGTGCTTTGATTGAGATTTAAGGTGCTTTAATTGCTACAACGTCATTGGAGAAATGTAGGCCATTGGATCTAAGATAACGAAGGTCTGATATTCAATGTTCTGCCACAACTCGCTTgtttaatactactactagtagtggAGATGGAGATATTAAATGTAAAACCAGAGGAAGTACTGTTAAAGATTATCACTGGTAACGTCTCCACAATATTGAAAAGACTAACTGCTGCACCAGATGTTTAGAAGGAAGTGTGATTTTTAGAAATGAAGACCCCAACTGTTTACAGCTACGAAATTGGTTTTAGTCAATGTGATGTAATTTTCTCTAATTTGATTGACTGTTATTAACCTGAACTATTTCAACGGAGAAATGTAggtgagaaaggaaaaaaaaaggcATGCATTAGCTATCCTATCATTGGTCTCCTACTTGCTTTCACTATCAACTCACACAAATACATACAATTGGTTACAATAAGTTTGCATGGGTGGCTAGTCTTTAATTTTCTTTTGACTATAGGATTACCTTTCCAAGCATCGCAACTAAGTACTCCATAACAATCCAGTTCTCCAAACCAATTCACATATCAGCACACTGCAAGACTTGCAGGTAAAGAATTAAGCGAATTACAGCTACCCAGTATTGTACTGAAGATGTTCGTAGACCCGCCAACTGCCCAGCACCCCGCAGAAGGCGTTTTAAAGCATGCGACATGACACAGAAATAAGTAGTTATCCAAAATCCCACCAACCAAACGCTAAAGAACCACCACCTTAACTTCCCACCTGCCAACCAACCATCCAACACAATGCGCAAAGAAACAAACAGTACGCTATGCACAAAGAAACAAATTAAGCCGCAAATGCGCATATTTTCCCTAAGCTCAAGGCATTTCCCTTAAAAAACGATAATTGTCCTTGAATGCCTCACGCCATTGCCTGCCACCTAGTAGCAGGAACGAAAGAAGTTGATCTGTAGTATCCGTACTAACTGACACTAGCGCAAGTAAGATTGAGCATCGGAGTGTGGGGGAGATGGGGACCTTTTGGCGCGCTTGGGGTCAATGGCTGCGAGCTCGGCGAGCTGCTCGGGGGACATGGCCTTCTTGGCCTCCAGGACATCGGCCAGCGCTTGGGCGGCAGCGGCGTCCCTCCGCGCAGCGCTGCCGGCAGCGGAGAAGAGGCCGGAGCCGTCGACGGAGCTGCTGTAGCGGTGCTTGGGGCGCGGCGGGGAGGAGGTCTCAGCGGCGCGGTCGCGGTCGCGGTCTGAGCCCGCGGCGGGGCCGGAGGAGATCTTCTCGATGTCCATGAATGTGGAGAAGAGGTCGTCCTCGGAGCCGATCTCGTCGAAGCCCGCGGAGCCGTCGCCGTCGGCGCCACCGCCGATGTCGAGGTCGTCCGGGAGGCGGAAGGCGACCTCAGATCTGGCGCGGCGGTGGTGCGCCCCGCGCATGGCcgtggccgccgccgccatcgacgGGGAAGGCGGCGGGAAGGGGCGGCCCGGCGGATCGGCGGGTTTGGGCTGCTGCATTGGGCGCTGGAGTGGCCGGGCAGGGCCAGGGATTGGGGGAGGAGCTGTAGATAGGgcgcgcaggcggcggcggctgctgctgctgctgctgctgcgccTGTGTGTTTTCCTGTAGCGTTCGGGTTTGGTCTGGATTTTAAGAGGTGGGGCTGGACTGGGATCTGGGACTGTGAGATGAGACtgggaaggaagggaaggaggggATGGGCATGCATGTGCATGTGAGCGGAGCGCTCCGCTCACGGGGAGGGACGACCGGACGCGCCACCTTCTTCTCCTTGTTCTCTTCTACTAGGGGCGGAGCCGGGATCGGCACGTGCGCATGCTTGTGCGTGTCTATCGGCGCAGCCACACAGGGCCGACCGGTGGATCTCGCCCGCGACCTTCGCCGGTCTGCCTATGGACAGCTGTGGACATCCACCAAGGGGCTGTTTGGGCATTAGCCCAACTCCATAAAGctaaatttcgtgttttgaccatTTTCGCATACTTTAGCATGATCTGACCCTTGACCCTAGTCTAATTTTTTTTCGGAATTTGATCTTTTTGCTACCGTCGCCGGCCCTGGCAGTAGCGTTACACAGGCTACCGCCGCCCATTCGGGCGGTAGGTGCCCTAGACAGCCGTTTGGACGTTAACGGCCGCTGACGTGGCAAAGGAACCTATCGTCGCCCTCTACGGCGGTAGGACTAGACATCCTACCGCCAGGGActctggcggtagggtcctgGATAAGGTTGTGAGGGGTGGGGGCTATGCTCCCCCACCCACCCATTCACCCACATTCCCCATTCTCACTCTTCCGAGCTCAAGGCATCTTCTCCCCTCTTCTCCTCACACAAGGCTTCTCAAATCTCACTCATTTGCTTGAGATTTGTCCGGTGGATCGGGAGCACTTTCATCACCCAAGGTACCTCCCTCACTCCCCTTCATTTGGCCGGTTGGAATCATGTATTTTGCTCATTTGTTGCAAACCCTAGTTCATGATTTTGTTGTGGTGAAATCAATGTATATGATGCATTTAGGGTAATGTTTCTGCTTTGACAATGTATTGTGTGACTAGCATTGTTTGGGTACTAaggactactccctccgttccaaaatagatgacccaactttgtattaactttgtactaaagttagtacaaagttgggtcatctattttggaacggagggagtatcatttAGGGTTTTGTTAGGGTTAggtttaatgttatggttaggGTTAAGGCTATGGTTAGGGTTATGCTTAAGTAACTTCCTATGACGACCGTTATAGTAGTTACCCCTCGAATTGTAGCTCGATCTAGTCCtatgtgtgacgcccccgattcaatcatacactaatcatgcacgcaaacatgtacgatcaagatcagggactcacgggaagatatcacaacacaactctaaaacataaataagtcatacaagcatcataatacaagccaggggcctcgagggctcaaatacaagtgctcgatcatagacgagtcagcggaagcaacaatatctgagtacagacataagttaaacaagttgccataagatagctagcacaaactgggatacagatcgaaagaggcgcaggcctcctgcctgggatcctcctaaactactcctggtcattggcagtggcctgcacgtagtagtaggcacctccagtgtagtaggagtcgtcgtcgacggtggcgtctggctcctgggctccggcatcaggttgcgacaaccaggtagaatggaaaggggggaaagagggagaaaagcaaccgtgagtactcatccaaagtactcgcaaataagaatctacactacatatgcatgggtatctgtgtaaagggccAATATCGGTGGACTGTACTGCAAAATGTCAGAATAAGAGGGgcatagctagtcctgtcgaagactacgcttctgggagcctccatcttgcagcatgtagaagagagtagatggtaagttcaccaagtattatcgcatagcataatcctacccggcgatcctctccttgtcgccctgtgtgagagcaatcaccgggttatatctggcacttggaagggtgtgttttattaagtatccggttctagttgtcataaggtcaaggtacaactccgagtcgcctgttaccgtggacacggctattcgaatagatcaacttccctgcaggggtgcaccacattacccgacacgctcgatcccctttggccggacacactttcctgggtcatgcccggcctcggaagatcagcacgtcgcagccctacctagccacaacagagaggtcagcacgtcggtctaaatcttatggcgcaggggtctgggcccattgcacacctgcacgttgcgagggcggccggaagcagacctagcccccttaatacaagagcaggcttacggtccagtccggcgcacgccgctcagtcgctgacgtcacgaaggcttcggctgataccacgacgccggttgcccatatcttgtcccacgtggctgttagtgcgtataaggtcaacgacccaactcagatcaaataccaagatcacgttaagtgtgttattttgaagtaaccgcggacgccaatcagggccaggcccacctctctcctaggtggtctctgttggaaatatgccctagaggcaataataaatggttattattatgtttctttgttcatggtaattgtctattattcatgctataattgtattgtccggaaatcgtaatacatgtgtgaatacgtagaccacaacctgtccctagtaagcctctagttgactagctcgttgatcaacagatagtcatggtttcctgactatggacattggatgtcattgataacgggatcacatcattaggagaatgatgtgatggacaagacccaatcttaagcatagcataaaagatcgtgtagtttcgtttgctagagcttttccaatgtcaagtatcttttccttagaccatgagatcgtgcaactcccggataccgtaggagtgctttgggtgtgccaaacgtcacaacgtaactgggtgactataaaggtgcactacgggtatctccgaaagtgtctgttgggttggcacggatcgagactgggatttgtcactccgtgtgacggagaggtatctctgggcccactcggtaatgcatcatcataatgagctcaatgtgactaaggcgttagtcacgggatcatgcattgcggtacgagtaaagagacttgccggtaacgagattgaacaaggtattgggataccgacgatcgaatctcgggcaagtaacataccgattgacaaagggaattgcatacggattgattgaatcctcgacaccgtggttcatccgatgagatcatcgtggaacatgtgggagccaacatgggtatcgagatcccgctgttggttattgaccggagaggcgtctcggtcatgtctgcatgtctcccgaacccgtagggtctacacacttaaggtccggtgacgctagggttgtagagatatatgtatgcggaaacccgaaagttgttcggagtcccggatgagatcccggacgtcacgagaggttccggaatggtccggaggtgaagaattatatataggaagtccagtttcggccaccgggaaagtttcgggggttaccggtattgtaccgggaccaccggaagggtcccgggggtccaccgggtggggccacctatcccggagggccccgtgggctgaaagtggaagggaaccagcccttagtgggctggggcgccccccttgggcctccccccatgcgcctagggttgggaaccctaggggggagttcccccttgccttggggggcaaggcaccccttcccccccttgtggccgccgcccccccccccccttgagatcccatctcttggggccggtgccccccagggggcctatataaaggggggagggagggcagtaagacacagcctttggcgcctccctcctcccctgcaacacctctctctctctctcgcagaagcttggcgaagccctgccggagactcgctacatccaccaccacgtcgtcgtgctgttggatctccatcaacctctccttcccccttgctggatcaagaaggaggagacgtcgctgcaccgtacgtgtgttgaacgcggaggtgccgtccgttcggcactcggtcatcggtgatttggatcacggcgagtacgactccgtcatccacgttcattggaacgcttccgctcgcgatctacaagggtatgtagatgcactcctttcccctcgttgctagtagactacatagatgcatcttggtgagcgtaggaaaattttaaattatgctatgattcccaacagtggcatcatgagccaggtctatgcgtagttactatgcacgagtagaacacaaagtagttgtgggcgttgagtttgccaattcttcttgccgctactagtcttttcttgtttcggcggcattgtaggatgaagcggcccggaccgaccttacacgtacacttacgtgagacaggttccaccgactgac
This genomic window from Aegilops tauschii subsp. strangulata cultivar AL8/78 chromosome 4, Aet v6.0, whole genome shotgun sequence contains:
- the LOC109761470 gene encoding transcription factor RF2b; its protein translation is MQQPKPADPPGRPFPPPSPSMAAAATAMRGAHHRRARSEVAFRLPDDLDIGGGADGDGSAGFDEIGSEDDLFSTFMDIEKISSGPAAGSDRDRDRAAETSSPPRPKHRYSSSVDGSGLFSAAGSAARRDAAAAQALADVLEAKKAMSPEQLAELAAIDPKRAKRILANRQSAARSKERKARYMTELERKVQTLQTEATTLSAQLTLFQRDTTGLSSENAELKIRLQAMEQQAQLRDALNDALKQEVERLKMATGEMSNSSDAYSVGLQHVLYNSSFFPQSQQNTAQHQGGARFPPPFHPPHPNVPNHQMLSHPNTLSDIMQQDHLARLQGLDISKGHPVVKSESSSISASESSSTF